GCTTTTTTGCCACGTATGTCTACCGTATTTCGCACCAGCTTTGGACTCAGGAAGTAAAAATTTTACCCCGTGTCATTTCTGAATATGCCCACAGTAAAACCGGAATTGATATTCATCCGGGAGCCACCATCGGAAAGTCTTTTTTCATTGACCACGGAACAGGAATCGTGATTGGAGAAACTACCATTATCGGGAACAATGTCAAAATCTATCAGGGAGTAACCCTCGGAGCTTTGAATGTTTCCAAAGAAAAAGCCCATCAGAAAAGACATCCCAGTATTGAAGATGATGTGATTATCTATTCAGGAGCCACTATTCTGGGAGGTGAAACCACCATAGGCAGAGAAAGCATCATAGGAGGAAATGTCTGGGTTACACAGGATGTCCCCGCCAATTCTCTGGTTTACCATAAAAGTGAAATAAAAATAAAGGATAATAGCTCATTACCGGAATCATTAACCTTTGTGATTTAAGAAAAAAACAAAAATAAAAAGTACATTGATATGAAATTTCAGAATGCATTAGAAACGATTGGAAATACACCCGTCGTGAAAATTAATAAGCTCTTCAATTCAGATCATGAAATCTGGATCAAACTTGAAAAAAGCAATCCCGGCGGAAGCATTAAAGACAGAATTGGCCTGGCCATGATTGAAGATGCAGAAGCAAAAGGATTATTAAATAAAGACAGCATTATTATAGAACCTACCAGCGGAAATACGGGAATAGGACTTGCTTTGGTAGCTGCGGTAAAAGGATACAAACTCATTCTTGTCATGCCGGAAAGCATGAGTATAGAACGCCGCAAAATTATGGAAGCTTACGGAGCAGAATTTGTACTTACTCCAAGAGAAAAAGGAATGAAAGGCGCTATCGAAAAAGCCAGTGAATTGGCTGAAGAGACACCCAATTCATGGATTCCAAGACAGTTTGACAACCCTGCCAATGTAAAAGTACATGTAGAAACCACCGCTCAGGAAATTTTAAAAGATTTTCCGGACGGGCTGGATTATATCATTACAGGAGTAGGAACCGGAGGACACATCACCGGAATCGCAAAAACAGTAAAAGAAAAATATCCTAACGTAAAAGTAATTGCTGTAGAACCGGAATTATCTCCTGTATTAAGCGGAGGAAGCCCAGCACCGCATCCATTACAGGGATTAGGAGCAGGATTTGTTCCTTCCATTCTGGATATTACCCTTTTGGACGGAGTGATCACAGTAGGAAAGGAAGAAGCTTATGAATATGCCCTTAATGCCGCTAAAAAAGAAGGTCTTTTTGTTGGAGTTTCCACTGGAGCCGCTTTAGCAGCCATTGCAAAACATTTACCGGAAGTACAGCCAAACGCTAAAATCCTTACCATCAATTACGATACCGGAGAAAGATATCTATCTGTAGAGGGACTCTTCTAAATCCTTAATTAACACCTACTTCAATGAAAACAAATATAAAATCACCAAAGGTCTTCCTTATCGGTGCAGGGCCTGGTAACCCTGAACTGATCACTGTAAAAGCAGTAAAAGCTATCGCAAAAGCAGACGTCATCTTATGTGACCGCCTTGTAAGCCCGGAAATTCTGGAAACCTACGTTAATGAAAATACAGAAATCATCTATGTAGGAAAAGAATGCAGCAAAAATGCGTCCACCCCTCAGTCTCATATCAATACTTTGATGGTAGAATATGCCCTTCAGAACAAAACCATTGTAAGACTGAAAGGAGGAGATGTTTCCATATTCTCCAATATTCTGGACGAGTTACAGGCTTTAAAACAGAATCATATTCCCTACGAAATTATTCCGGGAATTACAGCAGCTTTAGGAGCAGCAGCATTTGCAGGGATGCCTTTAACCGCAAGAGGATATTCCACATCCGTTCGTTTTCTTACGTATTATAAATCAGAGATTGTAAGTGAAGAATACTGGAAAGAGCTTGCTTTAACCAATGATACCCTTGTTTTCTATATGTCTAAAGGAAATCTTACCCCTCTGGTAGAAAAACTGAAAGCACTTCAGATTTCAGGTGATAAGAAAATTGCTGTCATTGAACAGGCAACAACGCCTTTTCAAAAGGTGTATACATCATCATTTGATGATTTTAATGAAAAATTCGGAGATAAGAACTTTGCTTCCCCTTCTTTGGTGGTTGTGGGTAAAATTGTCAATCTCCATGAAGAGTTTTCATGGCTTGAAAATGCCGAGCAGGAAGGTCTTTATTTCAAATCAGTAGAAAACGGAAGTCTAATCCCAACAACTCAAAATTTCTTTGAATATGCTGTCTGAAACTAAATTAAATGTATTAAAACAAATATCCGGAAACCTCTCCAGAGACGAAGCCATCTGGGCTAGCGGGTATCTTGCCGGTATTGCCGGAGGATCTTCACTTACAGCCATTCTGCCACCACAGGAAACGAATACTATTGTCCAGAATGTCATAAAGAAAATAACGCTGGCTTATGGAACGGAGACCGGAAACAGTAAAAAGCTCGCTACCACGCTGGCAGGTATAGTGAAGAAAAAAGGACTTCAGGTAAAACTGGCTGATCTTTCCCAATATAAACCAAAGGATTTGGTTAAAGAAGAGTTCTTTTTCGTAATCATCAGCACTCAGGGAGAAGGCGAGCCACCAGCTCTTGCCAAAAAATTCTACGATTATATTCATGAAAATGAAATTAATCTCAGCGGACTTAAATTCGGAGTACTGGCTTTGGGAGACAGCAGTTATCCTCTGTTCTGCCAAACCGGAGAAGATGTAGATTCCCGTTTTGAAATATTGGGAGCACAGCGTATTATTCCATTAAAGAAATGTGATATTGATTATGAGCAGGAAGCTTCTCATTGGATAGAACATGTATTTGAAACAGTCAATAAAAATACTGATCAGAGTACAAAAAATGTTTCAGCTCCAAAAGTTTCTGCGGGAAGAAAGAAATACCTGGGAAAAGTTTCCACCATCATCAATCTGAACGATATTACTTCTGAAAAAGAAACCTATCATATCGAAATTGAAACCGAAGAAGCCCTTGCATATCAACCTGGTGCAGCGCTTGGCATCATTCCTTTCAGTTCAAAATCTGTAGTGGATGAAATTATTACTCTGACAGGAATTGACCCTCAGAAACAGGTAGAAACATCGAAAGTTAAAGATAGTGTTGAAGAGCTCCTACATAAACACCTCAACATCAGCTATCTGCTTAAATCTGTAGTTGCACAATATGCAAAAATAACGGGACATTCCATTCCGGAAGTCAGATTAAGCCTTCTTGATCTCCTTAGAATTTATCCTGTTAAAAATGCGGATGAATTTGAAGAAATCATTCAGATATTAACTGCCCAGGCACCCCGTCTGTATTCTATTTCTTCCTCTGTGGAAGCGCATGGTGATACGGAAATTCACATTACCGTTGCCAGATCAGAATTCTTTATTGACCATCAGAAACACAACGGATTATGCAGTGGTTTTCTGAGTGAATTTAAAGAAGGAGAAGAGGTAGAATTTTATATTCAGGAGGCAGGACACTTCAAACTGCCGGAAGCTCATAAAGACATCATCATGATCGGTCCGGGAACAGGGATCGCGCCATTCAGATCATTCCTTTGGGAACGTGATGCCACAGGAGCGGAAGGAAGAAACTGGCTGTTTTTCGGAGACAGAAACTTTGTATCAGATTTTCTTTATCAGGCAGAACTTCAGGATTTTCTTAAAACAGGCAGCTTAACGCATTTAGACCTCGCATTTTCAAGAGATACAGCCGAAAAAGTATATGTTCAGCACAGACTGGAACAAAAAGCTCAGGAAGTATTTTACTGGCTGGAAGGTGGAGCCTCTGTGTATGTATGCGGAGCCAAAGAACCAATGGCTTATGATGTAGAACAAACACTTCTCACAATTATCCAGAATGAAGGAAAGCGCAGCAAAGAAGACGCTGTACTTTATCTGGAAGAAATGGAACTGAGCGGCAGATATGCTAAAGATGTGTATTAAAAAAGAAGTACTCGTAAAAATTAAAGGAAACAGTTATGAACAATGATAAAGAAAACCTTTCACCGGTAGAAAGGATTAAAACCAGCAGCAATGGTCTCAGAGGATCTTTAAAAGAAAGCCTTGCTGATAATTTTACCGGAGCCATCAGGGAAGATGACCAGACTCTGATCAAATTTCATGGTATGTACCAGCAGGACGACAGAGACCGAAGGGAAGAGCGTGTCTCTAAAAAACTGGAATGGCTGTATTCCTATATGATCAGATTAAGACTTCCTGGTGGCTTTTTAACCCCTGAACAATGGGTAGGATTGAATGAAACGGCTGAAGATCATTCCACAGGAACCATTAAAGTAACAACAAGACAAACCATTCAGCTGCATGGCATTTTAAAATCTCATTTAAGACCTACCATTCAGAGCTTCAATCTGCAGCATCTGGACTCTATTGCGGCTTGTGGAGATGTCAACAGAAATGTAACCTGTACAGCGAATCCTTCGGAATCACCTTTGCACAAGGAAGCTTACGAACTCGCTGGGAAAATCAGTGAGATGTGTCTTCCTAAAACCAAATCTTACTATGATATCTGGATTGATGATGAACTTCTGGTTGATCGTAAAGCAGAAGAAGACCCTTTGTATCAGGACAGATATCTTCCCAGAAAGCTGAAAATAGGAATTGCCGTTCCACCCAATAACGATGTGGATGTATTCATCAATGATATTGCCCTAATTGCTATTATCGAAAATGATAAAATTGTTGGCTATAATATTGCTGCCGGAGGAGGACTGGGAGCAACCCACGGGAATGAAGCTACTTATGCCCGTTTAGCCTCTGTACTTGGATTTGTGGATACGGAAGAAAAAGTATTAAAAGCTGTCTACGAGATCATCACTGTACAAAGAGACTTCGGAAACAGAAGCGACCGGAAATTATCAAGATTAAAATATACGATTGATAAACTTGGTATTGACCAGTACAGAGCTGAAGTAGAAAAAAGAACAGGGTTCAGCTTTGAACCTGCCAGAGAATTTAAGTTTGAACAGAGAAAAGACCGCTACGGCTGGATTCAGAATCATGAAGGGAAATGGTTTTATACCGTATTTGTGGAGCATGGAAGAATCCTTAATACGGCAGAATATCCTTTAAAATCAGGATTATTAAAAATCGCACAAACTGGTAAAGCCAATTTCCGTTTTACCTGTAACCAGAACCTTATTCTGGCTGATATTGATGAAAAAGATAAACCTGAAATTGAACATATTTTAAAAGAACACGGAATTTCAGATTCTACGAATGGAGCAAGTGCTCTGCGCAAAAACTCTGTTGCCTGCGTGGCCCTGAACACTTGTTCACTGGCTTTAGCGGAAGCTCAGCGTTATCTGCCATCCTTAGTCACCAAAATAGAACCTATCCTTGAAAAATATGGTCTTTTGGAAGAAGATATCACTATCCGTATGACCGGCTGCCCTAATGGCTGCGGAAGATCTCCTAATGCTGAAATCGGATTTGTAGGGACAGCTTATGGAAAATATAACCTCCACATTGGAGGAGACCGTTTAGGAATGCGACTGAATACAAAATTTAAAGAAAATATTGGTGAGGAAGAAATACTTACCACTCTGGATGAACTTTTCGGGATTTATGTACAGAAAAGACTTGCAGAAGAAACATTTGGCGATTTTTCATACCGTTACTTACACACCTTAAATTAATTATATGGCTAATTTTCATTATGATCTGAAAAAAAACAAAAAAACTCAACCTCTTCTTTTAGGCAGACGAATGTGTATGTGTTGTTGATTTTTAAATGACAATACAATCAAAAAGCTGTTTGAAGTTTTTGAATCATGGAAGTCTAACAGATTGTCATTGCGAACCGAAGGTGAAGCAATCTTAGCAATAATATTAATGGCTTAAACCACCCCGTCAAAAATTCTTTGAATTTTTGCCACCCCTCCAAAAGAGGGGAACTCTAAGCCCTTCAATTGTAATATTAACCAATATAGAAGACTTTCATCATAGAAGTAAAAAATTCAGGCAGCTTCATTCTCAACCTAAAAAATGAAGCAAAAATGAAAAACAAAAAGCAGGGAAACTTTCTGCCAAAAGCAGGTATTATCGCATTCACATTTCTATTTTTTAACCTGGCAGAAGCACAGCAGCAGCTTATAGAGCTTAGCGGAAGCATCAAAAATACAGGTACACGCAAAGGTCTTGACTCTGTAAAAGTACAGATCGAAAATACACAGGATACGGCATTAACGGATCACTTGGGTAACTTTAAAATCAGAACAAGAGTTACCATTCCATTCCGGGTGGTCATTCAGAAAGATGGTTTCACAGGTCAAACTGTTGAAATACTTTCTCCTTCCAATAAAATAACAGTAGGTCTGAACCCTCAGAATACGATTATTGATGATGTAGTGATTTCCGCATCCAGAGTTCCGGAAAAGATATTAAGATCACCTATAGCCATCGAAAAAATTGATATTAAAACCATCAGAGAAAGCCCTGCAGCCTCATTCTATGAAACATTGGAAAATGTAAAAGGGTTACAGCTCCTAACATCCAGTCTTACTTTAAAAATTCCTAATTCAAGAGGTTTCAATTCGCCTAATAATTTCCGATTCATGCAATTGGTAGACGGGGTAGATGTACAGTCGGCAACATTGGGTGTACCTTTGGGAAATGCCATTGGCCCTACAGAACTGGATATCCAGTCTATGGAAGTCACTCCGGGAGCGGCTTCAGCGTTGTACGGAATGAATGCTATCAACGGCCTGGCAAGTTTACAAACCAAAGATCCGTTTACGTCTGAAGGAATAAGCCTTTATTTCCGGGGCCGGGTAAATCATGTAGACAATGTCAATCATAAAATAAGTTCACTGGGAGAAAGTGCTATCCGCTTTGCAAAAGTGATCAATAAAAACTTTGCGGTAAAAGTTAATGCATCCTATTTCAGCGGGACAGACTGGGTTTCAAACAATCTGACAGATCAGAATCCAGGATCTTTGGTCACAGCCAACCCTAATTTTGCTCTGGCGAACAATCCGGCTGAAGACCTTTGGAATAAGTACGGTGACGAAAGAAACAACCGTGTCGCCGTAAAAGTGGATTACAATGGGAAACCTACTACATTTAATGTTTCGAGGACAGGATATCTGGAGAAAGATCTTGTGAGTCCTGACGTAAAAAATATCAAGTTTGATGCAGGATTATACTATCGCTTCGGGGATCAGTGGAGAACTTCTTACGTATACCGTTATGGCTTGCTGGACGGAACTTTCCAGAGGGGAAATAAAATCCGTTTGCAGAACGCTACTGTTCAGAACCATAAAATAGAACTTACAGGAAAAGAACTGACTTTCAGGGCTTATCTATCCATAGAAAATACAGGAGATTCTTATAATCTGAAACCTTTGGCAGATAATCTTGATCTCACCAATCTTTCCAATACCAACTGGAGAAATGTATTCCAAACGGCTCTGCAGAATAGCCTTAATGCAGGTACCAATCTTAACGATGCATTTATTCTAGCCCGTCAGGAAGCTGACAAAAACAGAGCTGTACCTGGAACAGCAGCCTTCGAGCAGTTGAAAAACACCATTATCGGAATCAACAACTGGGATTCGGCCAATGGAGGAGTAGCCGGAGCTCCGGCAACAGGAGGAGCTAAACTTGAACAGAAATCCCGTTTTTACCAGGGTGAACTTACCTATGACTTTAGCAGGTTTGTGAAGATATTCAACCTTCTTGCTGGTGTAGATTACCGTTTGTACAGCATTACTCCGGATGGAAACAATTTTGTTGATTTTAACCGTTCGGTGAATGAAAGAAATATTCCTTTAGCCAACGGTACCTTCGGGAAAGATGTTATTTATCAGAAATATGGGGCTTTTGCTCAAATTACGAAGCTTTTCTTTAATGATAAATTAAAAATTAACGCTGCCTTACGGATCGACAGAAACCCAGAATTTGAAGCCAAATTAAATCCGAGAATCAGTGTTGTCTATTCTCCGGTGAAAGAGCATAATTTCAGAGCTTCGTTCCAGAACGGATATCGTTTTCCATCGTTGTTTGAAGCACTTTCTTTTGTCAACAACGGAAATGTAAGAAGAGTGGGAGGCCTTTCAAAAGTAAATGACGGATTAGGCTATCTGGAAAATTCCTATACACTGGCTTCTATCGATAAATTCACCTCAGCAGTAAATGCAGATGTAGATGCAGGAAAAACTCAGGCTCAGGCAGCTCAGGATAATAAACAGCTTTTAACCGTAGCCAATCTGCAGAAGTTACAACCGGAAAAGATTAATTCATTTGAAGTAGGGTATAAGTCTACTTTTTTCAATAATAAACTGGTGCTGGACTGGGATTTCTATTACAATATCTATGAAGGATTTCTTGGGCAGGTAGAAGTGGCAGTTCCAAAAAACAGTCAGGTAGGAAGCAATACCGCTGTTCTTGCAATGCTCGATAGGAGCAAACAGGACCGATACAGGGTGTATACGAACAGCAACAGTACCTACAAAAGCTATGGAACGTCTTTAGGGATTCGTTATAATATTACAGGAAATTATAATGTCAATACCAATGTTTCTTATAATGATCTTGCTTCCAACAATTCCTCGGACCTGTTTATTACCGCTTTCAACACTCCGAAATGGATGGTGAATGTAAGTGTAGGAAACAGAGAAATTGTTAAAAATATAGGGTTTACCCTTGTGGCAAGATGGCAGAGTAGCTTTATGTGGGAAAGTCCTTTAGCGTCAGGAGCAATTCCGGCTTATTACACGATTGATGCTCAGGCTACATGGAAGCTTCCTGAAATTCGTACGAATATTAAAATTGGGGCAACCAATTTATTGAACCGCCGTTATTTCCAGTATGCAGCAGGCCCTGAAATCGGAGGACTGTATTATATCGCTTTTACTTATGATTTAAAATTGTAATCAGAATGAGCAATTCACTATATCCCATATTTTTAAAACTTGAAAACCTGTCACTGCTGATTATTGGCGGTGGTAACGTTGCCCTCGAAAAACTGGAATCTGTACTGGGCAATTCTCCGGAAACTTCCATTAAGCTGGTAGCCAAAGAAATTATTCCTGAGGTCAGGACCCTAGAAAATCAGTTTTCCAATATAACACTGCATGAGAGAGCCTATGATGATCTTGATTTTAATGATACCGATCTTGCCATCATTGCGGTAAATAATATTGAATTAGCAGGGGAAATCAGAGAAAAAGCGCAACAAAAAAATGTATTGGTAAATATTGCGGATAAACCCGACCTGTGTGATTTTTATTTAGGCTCAATTGTCAAAAAAGGAAGTCTTAAAATTGCTATCTCAACCAATGGAAAATCTCCGACCATTGCTAAAAGATTAAGAGAAACCTTTACTGAAGCCATCCCTGATGAAATGGATCATGTACTGGACAATATGCAGGACATCCGTAATAAGCTGATGGGAGATTTCAATTATAAAGTTAAAGAACTCAATAAGATCACTACAGAATATCTGTCTGACGGAAAAGTTTCTTCAAAGCCCCATCTGGAAATTGAAAAGCTGATCAATATTACCAAAACAGCTCAGAGAAAAGCTAATATTTATCTTGCTATCATTGGTGTTTTACTTCTTTTCGGATTATTTGGACTTGTAGTGTATCAGTTTAATCTTTCAGAAGATATTCAGTATTTTCTGAATAAAGATGGCCATATTTTTTATTGGATGCTGTTTGCCGGTTTTATGGCAGAAATTGTTGCCGGATCTATGGGAATGGGGTATGGCGTGATATGTACCACAATCCTTTTACTCCTAAATGTTCCACCACCTGTTGTGAGTGCAAGTATTCATTCTGCGGAGTCCTTTACTACTGCAGCCGGAAGTTTCAGTCATTATAAACTGGGAAATGTCAATAAAAAAATGGTGTGGGTATTGTTCCCGCTGGCTATCGTAGGTTCGGTTATTGGGGCATTAACCCTGTCTCATTACGGAGAGCATTACGCTCATATTGTAAAACCCATTATTGCCTGCTACACCCCTTTATCTTGGGATCAACATTTTAAAAAATGCTTTCAAAGATAAAAAAGCAGGACAAGGCAAAACCAAACGAAGAACCAATCTCAGAATATTAGGATTGGCAGGAGGCTTTATAGATTCCTTTGCAGGAGGCGGATGGGGGCCATTGGTTACCGGAACCTTGATCAAAGAGGGACGAATTCCGCGTTATGTAGTAGGTAGTTCGACCGTTGCTAAGTTTTTATTAACAATAACAAGTGCTGTTACCTTCATCTTTACCATCGGTATTCATCACTGGAATATTGTATTAGGTCTATTGCTGGGTGGTGTTTTTACTGCACCTTTTTCAGCAATGCTGACCTCAAAACTTCCAACGAAGAAAATGTTTGTTGTGGTGGGAATCGTAGTAATTCTCATGAGTCTTATTACGATTACAAAATCAATTCTATCATAATAAACCCGATTATAAAAAGAATAAGGACATACAATTGAGAGAAAAAGTATATTCTTTTAAACGCAAAGATTTTAATGTTTTACTTTAATTTGAGGAATCAAAGGGGAAAATAAATGATGTGGTCTATTCACATTATCATTACTCATTTTTAATAAAAATCTGAAATCATTAAAACTTTGCGTTTTTTTACTTATTTTACAATGAGAGCGTTTTTGGATTGGATGGTCTTTTCAACCTCAGATACCTGTGTAATGCTGTGATGGAGGTTACTTTTTCAGGAGCTTTCATTTTTATCTTTTCTTACTATGAGGTATGAGATTCTTCCTTCGTCAGAAATTGAAGATTCAACGTTGTCAATGACAAAAGCCACATTATTTGACTTTTGAAACAGCCTCAGTGTTTTGCCATTCGGATATTATCCGTTTTTCTAAGTTACTTGTTTTAACAAGATTATTTTGCCGTTTGCTGTTCTTTTTTTATCTGCTCAATTCCCTGTCTGTAAGTGGTTACCTGAAATTCAGGGAATCTTTTTCTGAATTTTGAATCATCAAAAAGGTTATCATACTCATATCTTGGAAGCAGTTCCAGTAACTCTTTTG
The window above is part of the Chryseobacterium sp. MA9 genome. Proteins encoded here:
- a CDS encoding sulfite exporter TauE/SafE family protein — translated: MPATPLYLGINILKNAFKDKKAGQGKTKRRTNLRILGLAGGFIDSFAGGGWGPLVTGTLIKEGRIPRYVVGSSTVAKFLLTITSAVTFIFTIGIHHWNIVLGLLLGGVFTAPFSAMLTSKLPTKKMFVVVGIVVILMSLITITKSILS
- the cobA gene encoding uroporphyrinogen-III C-methyltransferase: MKTNIKSPKVFLIGAGPGNPELITVKAVKAIAKADVILCDRLVSPEILETYVNENTEIIYVGKECSKNASTPQSHINTLMVEYALQNKTIVRLKGGDVSIFSNILDELQALKQNHIPYEIIPGITAALGAAAFAGMPLTARGYSTSVRFLTYYKSEIVSEEYWKELALTNDTLVFYMSKGNLTPLVEKLKALQISGDKKIAVIEQATTPFQKVYTSSFDDFNEKFGDKNFASPSLVVVGKIVNLHEEFSWLENAEQEGLYFKSVENGSLIPTTQNFFEYAV
- a CDS encoding TonB-dependent receptor domain-containing protein → MKNKKQGNFLPKAGIIAFTFLFFNLAEAQQQLIELSGSIKNTGTRKGLDSVKVQIENTQDTALTDHLGNFKIRTRVTIPFRVVIQKDGFTGQTVEILSPSNKITVGLNPQNTIIDDVVISASRVPEKILRSPIAIEKIDIKTIRESPAASFYETLENVKGLQLLTSSLTLKIPNSRGFNSPNNFRFMQLVDGVDVQSATLGVPLGNAIGPTELDIQSMEVTPGAASALYGMNAINGLASLQTKDPFTSEGISLYFRGRVNHVDNVNHKISSLGESAIRFAKVINKNFAVKVNASYFSGTDWVSNNLTDQNPGSLVTANPNFALANNPAEDLWNKYGDERNNRVAVKVDYNGKPTTFNVSRTGYLEKDLVSPDVKNIKFDAGLYYRFGDQWRTSYVYRYGLLDGTFQRGNKIRLQNATVQNHKIELTGKELTFRAYLSIENTGDSYNLKPLADNLDLTNLSNTNWRNVFQTALQNSLNAGTNLNDAFILARQEADKNRAVPGTAAFEQLKNTIIGINNWDSANGGVAGAPATGGAKLEQKSRFYQGELTYDFSRFVKIFNLLAGVDYRLYSITPDGNNFVDFNRSVNERNIPLANGTFGKDVIYQKYGAFAQITKLFFNDKLKINAALRIDRNPEFEAKLNPRISVVYSPVKEHNFRASFQNGYRFPSLFEALSFVNNGNVRRVGGLSKVNDGLGYLENSYTLASIDKFTSAVNADVDAGKTQAQAAQDNKQLLTVANLQKLQPEKINSFEVGYKSTFFNNKLVLDWDFYYNIYEGFLGQVEVAVPKNSQVGSNTAVLAMLDRSKQDRYRVYTNSNSTYKSYGTSLGIRYNITGNYNVNTNVSYNDLASNNSSDLFITAFNTPKWMVNVSVGNREIVKNIGFTLVARWQSSFMWESPLASGAIPAYYTIDAQATWKLPEIRTNIKIGATNLLNRRYFQYAAGPEIGGLYYIAFTYDLKL
- the epsC gene encoding serine O-acetyltransferase EpsC — protein: MAISDQLIQRIHQTKQNNIHGFFDKIKTKKWVKDLYETLFLPQDDNTEDQLKINFEALQETLSDQINTVTGDKNLTEKQVRQFFETLPELYNQLVLDAKSILEFDPAADSLEEVYLAYPGFFATYVYRISHQLWTQEVKILPRVISEYAHSKTGIDIHPGATIGKSFFIDHGTGIVIGETTIIGNNVKIYQGVTLGALNVSKEKAHQKRHPSIEDDVIIYSGATILGGETTIGRESIIGGNVWVTQDVPANSLVYHKSEIKIKDNSSLPESLTFVI
- the cysK gene encoding cysteine synthase A — encoded protein: MKFQNALETIGNTPVVKINKLFNSDHEIWIKLEKSNPGGSIKDRIGLAMIEDAEAKGLLNKDSIIIEPTSGNTGIGLALVAAVKGYKLILVMPESMSIERRKIMEAYGAEFVLTPREKGMKGAIEKASELAEETPNSWIPRQFDNPANVKVHVETTAQEILKDFPDGLDYIITGVGTGGHITGIAKTVKEKYPNVKVIAVEPELSPVLSGGSPAPHPLQGLGAGFVPSILDITLLDGVITVGKEEAYEYALNAAKKEGLFVGVSTGAALAAIAKHLPEVQPNAKILTINYDTGERYLSVEGLF
- the cysI gene encoding assimilatory sulfite reductase (NADPH) hemoprotein subunit, with protein sequence MNNDKENLSPVERIKTSSNGLRGSLKESLADNFTGAIREDDQTLIKFHGMYQQDDRDRREERVSKKLEWLYSYMIRLRLPGGFLTPEQWVGLNETAEDHSTGTIKVTTRQTIQLHGILKSHLRPTIQSFNLQHLDSIAACGDVNRNVTCTANPSESPLHKEAYELAGKISEMCLPKTKSYYDIWIDDELLVDRKAEEDPLYQDRYLPRKLKIGIAVPPNNDVDVFINDIALIAIIENDKIVGYNIAAGGGLGATHGNEATYARLASVLGFVDTEEKVLKAVYEIITVQRDFGNRSDRKLSRLKYTIDKLGIDQYRAEVEKRTGFSFEPAREFKFEQRKDRYGWIQNHEGKWFYTVFVEHGRILNTAEYPLKSGLLKIAQTGKANFRFTCNQNLILADIDEKDKPEIEHILKEHGISDSTNGASALRKNSVACVALNTCSLALAEAQRYLPSLVTKIEPILEKYGLLEEDITIRMTGCPNGCGRSPNAEIGFVGTAYGKYNLHIGGDRLGMRLNTKFKENIGEEEILTTLDELFGIYVQKRLAEETFGDFSYRYLHTLN
- a CDS encoding sulfite reductase flavoprotein subunit alpha, which encodes MLSETKLNVLKQISGNLSRDEAIWASGYLAGIAGGSSLTAILPPQETNTIVQNVIKKITLAYGTETGNSKKLATTLAGIVKKKGLQVKLADLSQYKPKDLVKEEFFFVIISTQGEGEPPALAKKFYDYIHENEINLSGLKFGVLALGDSSYPLFCQTGEDVDSRFEILGAQRIIPLKKCDIDYEQEASHWIEHVFETVNKNTDQSTKNVSAPKVSAGRKKYLGKVSTIINLNDITSEKETYHIEIETEEALAYQPGAALGIIPFSSKSVVDEIITLTGIDPQKQVETSKVKDSVEELLHKHLNISYLLKSVVAQYAKITGHSIPEVRLSLLDLLRIYPVKNADEFEEIIQILTAQAPRLYSISSSVEAHGDTEIHITVARSEFFIDHQKHNGLCSGFLSEFKEGEEVEFYIQEAGHFKLPEAHKDIIMIGPGTGIAPFRSFLWERDATGAEGRNWLFFGDRNFVSDFLYQAELQDFLKTGSLTHLDLAFSRDTAEKVYVQHRLEQKAQEVFYWLEGGASVYVCGAKEPMAYDVEQTLLTIIQNEGKRSKEDAVLYLEEMELSGRYAKDVY
- a CDS encoding TSUP family transporter; this translates as MSNSLYPIFLKLENLSLLIIGGGNVALEKLESVLGNSPETSIKLVAKEIIPEVRTLENQFSNITLHERAYDDLDFNDTDLAIIAVNNIELAGEIREKAQQKNVLVNIADKPDLCDFYLGSIVKKGSLKIAISTNGKSPTIAKRLRETFTEAIPDEMDHVLDNMQDIRNKLMGDFNYKVKELNKITTEYLSDGKVSSKPHLEIEKLINITKTAQRKANIYLAIIGVLLLFGLFGLVVYQFNLSEDIQYFLNKDGHIFYWMLFAGFMAEIVAGSMGMGYGVICTTILLLLNVPPPVVSASIHSAESFTTAAGSFSHYKLGNVNKKMVWVLFPLAIVGSVIGALTLSHYGEHYAHIVKPIIACYTPLSWDQHFKKCFQR